A window of the Gimesia sp. genome harbors these coding sequences:
- a CDS encoding FtsK/SpoIIIE domain-containing protein produces METVSPVIAGAHVCKLIPCGLALHIRRVGPLVGATGSGKSSFLRAVILSLALQYTPNEVTISILDPKGLDFGAYIKLPHVGANRSVDEPEACIEYLNKILEHEMPARKAALRKSGYPSVQQHNEEAVAEDYDTIPHHVIIIDEYADLSMSAGKAASELEQNVCRLAQVGRAFGYSIILATQRPSVDIVSGKIKANFPCRISFRLPTRNDSQVILDEAGAEDLLGNGDAIVKSSSSGLRVQGYYVPTAEEMAIIAHLTSTRPII; encoded by the coding sequence ATGGAGACGGTATCTCCGGTTATAGCCGGTGCACATGTCTGCAAACTTATTCCGTGCGGTTTAGCACTTCATATTCGTCGTGTTGGTCCTCTGGTAGGGGCAACTGGTAGTGGTAAAAGTAGCTTCCTCAGAGCCGTCATTCTTAGCCTTGCTCTGCAATACACACCAAACGAAGTAACCATCAGCATTCTAGACCCCAAAGGCCTCGACTTCGGAGCCTACATCAAACTTCCCCATGTAGGAGCAAACCGTTCTGTCGATGAACCTGAAGCCTGCATCGAGTATCTCAATAAGATTCTCGAGCACGAAATGCCCGCACGCAAAGCAGCACTCCGTAAGAGCGGCTACCCCAGCGTTCAACAACACAACGAGGAAGCCGTCGCCGAGGATTATGACACAATCCCACACCACGTCATAATCATCGACGAATACGCTGATCTTAGCATGAGCGCCGGGAAAGCCGCCTCCGAATTAGAGCAAAACGTGTGTCGTCTCGCCCAAGTGGGGAGAGCCTTCGGGTACAGTATAATCCTTGCCACCCAACGCCCAAGCGTCGATATCGTCAGCGGTAAAATCAAAGCCAACTTCCCCTGTCGTATTAGCTTCAGACTCCCCACTAGAAACGACAGTCAAGTCATCCTTGACGAAGCCGGCGCGGAAGACCTTCTCGGAAATGGGGATGCAATAGTCAAGTCGAGCAGCAGTGGACTTCGGGTTCAAGGTTACTACGTTCCTACCGCCGAGGAGATGGCTATAATAGCACACCTCACTTCCACACGGCCGATCATTTGA
- a CDS encoding DUF1501 domain-containing protein yields MSAPQNPFPANRHLLNRRNFLGQSVSGLSSIAFSAMLAEQHLLAAEKEPRLTVGGKAPIRPEIDPGKPFAPRDAHFPAAAKNVIVIFCSGACSHLDTFDYKPSLVKMHGKPMPGGDKLVTFQGQQGNLTQSPWKFKPRGESGKMISDLVPHLGELADDICFLHSIKGKTNTHGPGENYMSTGFTLDGFPSMGAWTSYALGSENQDLPSYVAIPDPRGTPQASVNNWGPGFLPAAFQGTDFNAAQPIRNLDRPASIDAKTDRATRSFLQRLNEQHLARFPGDSELAARISSYELAARMQLSVPEISDLSQESASTMHMYGIDDSENQLKAAYAKNCLLARRLIEKGVRFVQLFNGAYQTGGEGVSNWDGHKKIKDQYSIHGPVLDQPTAALIKDLKQRGLLEDTLVVWCTEFGRMPTFQKGASGRDHNPEGFTCWLAGAGVKAPFTYGATDEFGYKAVDNVVTVHDFHATILHLLGLDHERLTFYHNGLERRLTDVEGTVVKEILA; encoded by the coding sequence ATGAGCGCTCCTCAAAACCCGTTTCCCGCGAATCGTCATCTGCTTAACCGCAGAAACTTCCTCGGTCAGTCCGTCAGCGGTTTGAGCAGTATCGCCTTCTCCGCGATGCTCGCCGAACAGCATCTGCTTGCCGCGGAGAAAGAACCCCGGTTGACCGTGGGTGGTAAAGCCCCCATCCGGCCCGAAATTGATCCGGGCAAGCCTTTCGCCCCCCGCGATGCCCATTTCCCGGCCGCGGCGAAAAATGTCATCGTCATTTTCTGCTCGGGAGCCTGCAGTCATCTGGATACCTTCGACTACAAGCCGTCGCTCGTCAAAATGCACGGCAAGCCGATGCCTGGCGGCGACAAACTCGTTACCTTCCAGGGCCAGCAGGGGAACCTCACGCAGAGTCCCTGGAAATTCAAACCGCGAGGCGAATCGGGCAAGATGATTTCCGACCTCGTGCCCCACCTCGGGGAACTGGCCGACGACATCTGCTTCCTGCATTCCATCAAAGGCAAGACGAACACACACGGCCCGGGCGAAAACTACATGTCGACCGGCTTCACCCTCGACGGCTTCCCCAGTATGGGTGCCTGGACCAGCTACGCTCTGGGCAGCGAAAATCAGGACCTCCCGTCCTACGTCGCGATTCCCGATCCCCGCGGCACGCCACAGGCTTCCGTCAACAACTGGGGGCCCGGCTTCCTTCCCGCGGCTTTTCAGGGAACCGATTTCAATGCCGCACAGCCCATTCGTAACCTGGATCGTCCCGCCTCCATCGATGCGAAAACCGATCGCGCCACCCGCAGTTTTCTGCAGCGCCTCAACGAACAGCATCTGGCCCGTTTCCCCGGCGATTCCGAACTCGCGGCCCGCATCTCCAGCTACGAACTGGCTGCCCGCATGCAGCTCAGTGTTCCCGAAATCAGCGATCTCTCGCAGGAATCAGCCAGCACCATGCATATGTACGGCATCGATGACAGCGAAAACCAGCTCAAAGCGGCTTACGCGAAGAACTGTCTCCTCGCCCGTCGCCTGATCGAGAAAGGCGTCCGCTTCGTTCAGCTCTTTAACGGAGCCTACCAGACGGGCGGGGAAGGGGTCAGCAACTGGGACGGACACAAAAAGATCAAGGATCAGTACAGCATCCACGGTCCGGTTCTCGACCAGCCCACCGCGGCCCTCATCAAAGACCTCAAACAGCGCGGCCTGCTCGAAGACACGCTGGTCGTCTGGTGTACCGAATTCGGTCGCATGCCCACCTTCCAGAAAGGGGCCAGCGGTCGCGACCACAATCCCGAAGGCTTCACCTGCTGGCTCGCCGGTGCCGGCGTTAAAGCCCCCTTTACCTACGGAGCCACGGACGAATTCGGCTACAAGGCCGTCGACAATGTCGTCACCGTCCACGACTTCCACGCGACGATTCTCCACCTGCTCGGACTGGATCACGAACGCCTGACCTTCTATCACAACGGCCTCGAACGTCGACTCACCGATGTGGAAGGGACCGTCGTGAAAGAGATCCTGGCTTGA
- a CDS encoding DUF429 domain-containing protein — protein MIYEGIDFAHIQANLGRCYVSDDSQALQVLLTGPNKPEDIQRRAIDCPLGVSWGLTQLVQGHLPPDLGGDGYKTRETERWLRNHATMYQTNQLWRARSNAEREQYPRASYFNGGSHVQSAAGLQIVPACLAWLLQQIAPDAKPNQRLAAASAARRGEGLIIEAHPRMFLYSAIERLYRSDSTVVTNETLNVVAGYKGNNLEAAGNRRIIYDLLQSNPAWMGQTPRELLPVIPPEEVIESDHTFDAWLAALTAWAHEKNETLGWIEAGIDPAHVGAEGHILVLR, from the coding sequence GTGATCTACGAAGGAATCGACTTTGCTCATATTCAGGCGAATCTTGGCCGTTGCTATGTTTCCGATGACAGCCAGGCACTCCAAGTGCTGTTGACTGGACCAAACAAGCCTGAGGACATCCAGCGGCGGGCCATAGATTGCCCATTAGGCGTGTCATGGGGTCTCACACAGCTCGTTCAAGGCCACCTGCCTCCGGATCTAGGCGGCGACGGTTATAAGACGCGGGAAACCGAACGCTGGTTGCGTAACCATGCTACCATGTATCAAACCAATCAGCTTTGGCGCGCACGCAGTAACGCCGAGAGAGAACAGTATCCGAGGGCAAGCTACTTCAACGGCGGTTCACATGTGCAATCTGCAGCCGGATTGCAAATCGTACCAGCCTGTCTAGCCTGGTTGTTACAACAAATCGCTCCTGATGCGAAACCGAATCAGCGGCTCGCCGCTGCCAGCGCTGCACGCCGTGGCGAAGGTCTCATCATTGAGGCGCACCCCCGGATGTTCCTCTATTCCGCCATAGAACGCTTATATCGAAGTGATTCGACGGTGGTGACGAATGAGACCTTGAATGTTGTTGCCGGCTACAAGGGAAATAATTTGGAGGCAGCTGGAAACCGTCGTATCATCTATGATCTGCTCCAATCCAATCCGGCCTGGATGGGCCAGACTCCCCGCGAGTTGCTTCCGGTAATTCCTCCCGAAGAAGTCATTGAATCCGATCACACTTTCGATGCTTGGCTGGCTGCACTGACAGCGTGGGCCCACGAGAAAAACGAAACACTGGGTTGGATTGAGGCAGGCATCGATCCAGCTCATGTTGGTGCGGAGGGCCACATTCTCGTCCTTCGCTAG
- a CDS encoding DUF1553 domain-containing protein, which produces MLARTCLLCLIPLVSLLPLGAAEAPPEAKQKIDFEKQVLPLLQSKCFDCHNADTQESKFRLDRKAGLLRGGDSGEPAIIPGQSAKSHLLKLVRGEEAGLLMPPDESERLTAAQIQLLADWIDQGAPWPGPDGVVKEEKRTTDHWSFQPLAKVTPPDTKDAWVRTGIDAFILDRLQQKQLTHNPRADRRTLIRRLYLDLLGLPPTPAEVERFVNDESPDAWEKLVDATLNNPHYGERWARYWLDLVRFAETHGFETNRERPHAWPYRDYVIQSLNADKPYNQFIKEQIAGDSFGDPTGTAYLVAGPYDQVKSPDINLTLMQRQNELDDMINTTGTAFLGLTLGCARCHNHKFDPVTQADYYSMQAIFAGVKHGDRSLPTPASQQKEIRQKQTRIAKLKSELEPYRRRPESRRFVSIDDQLSPAKTSPRLDVLQTRAGFGVNPAGTDPGAKDDPGSPTRSPNLSGGKYSWWKNEPGKPLVAWKPGQTGDYRLWLSWGCGYESHSTDVRYVLDRDGNPQTTDDWQEVAQVDQQRFADGTKPARRAALWSGFHDAGVVTLEPQNALLLVGGKHGTAVTADLILWESVTLSPSDQSLPKPVFRKPVQPTHNVERISPVETRFVRFTVHATNSSAPCLDELEIFSGGQNVALASAGAKATCSSALPGYPIHKLEHINDGKYGNSHSWISHENGGGWIQIELPQTTAIDRIEWGRDREGRYSDRVPVDYFIEVSETGTDWQTIAGSSDRLPLTLPADTLQAASTTYHFDHLPAEQAQAGKQLLTELKQQQSDLKRLQKSDIVYAGKFMPPGPTHRLYRGEPLAKREQVPPNAPEIFTDLKLSTTAPENERRKRLAEWIASPENPLTARVIVNRLWQFHFGKGLVTTPSDFGAGGVPPTHPELLDWLAQELIAHDWSLKHIHHLILTSATYQQSGQPNPRALKVDAASQLWWRFPPRRLEAEPIRDSILAVTGVLDLKMGGPGFSAFEVEAENVRHYHPKKTYGPPDWRRMIYMTKVRMEQDSVFGLFDCPDAATSVAKRSRSTTPLQALNLFNSRFLLQQADLFAQRLEREHPGDQRAQVKRAFELCYSRPPTESELSDSVQFIQTEKLPAFCRALLNSNELLFIQ; this is translated from the coding sequence ATGTTAGCGCGTACATGTCTGCTCTGTCTGATTCCTCTGGTATCGTTATTACCTCTCGGTGCTGCGGAAGCGCCGCCTGAAGCGAAGCAGAAAATCGATTTCGAGAAACAGGTCCTTCCCCTGTTGCAGTCGAAGTGCTTCGATTGTCACAACGCCGACACCCAGGAAAGCAAGTTCCGCCTCGACCGCAAAGCAGGCCTGCTCCGGGGAGGCGATTCGGGCGAACCAGCCATCATTCCCGGCCAGAGCGCAAAAAGTCACCTGCTCAAACTGGTGCGGGGAGAAGAGGCCGGCCTGCTGATGCCCCCCGACGAATCCGAACGGCTCACCGCAGCACAGATCCAGCTCTTGGCGGACTGGATTGATCAGGGCGCCCCGTGGCCCGGACCAGATGGCGTCGTCAAAGAGGAAAAACGGACGACCGATCACTGGTCCTTTCAGCCTCTGGCCAAAGTCACGCCCCCGGATACCAAAGACGCCTGGGTCCGTACCGGCATCGACGCTTTCATCCTGGATCGCCTCCAGCAGAAACAGTTGACCCATAATCCCCGCGCCGATCGCAGAACACTCATCCGCCGGCTCTACCTGGATCTCCTCGGTCTCCCCCCAACGCCCGCTGAAGTCGAACGCTTCGTGAATGACGAGAGCCCCGACGCCTGGGAGAAGCTGGTTGACGCCACTCTCAACAACCCGCACTATGGCGAACGCTGGGCCCGCTACTGGCTCGATCTCGTCCGCTTCGCTGAAACGCATGGCTTCGAAACCAACCGCGAACGACCACATGCCTGGCCTTACCGCGACTACGTCATTCAATCACTCAACGCAGATAAGCCCTACAACCAGTTCATCAAAGAGCAGATAGCCGGTGACAGTTTTGGCGACCCGACCGGTACCGCCTATCTCGTCGCGGGCCCCTACGATCAGGTCAAAAGCCCCGACATCAACCTGACCCTCATGCAGCGTCAGAACGAACTCGACGACATGATCAATACCACGGGTACCGCTTTCCTGGGCCTCACCCTGGGGTGTGCCCGCTGTCACAATCATAAATTCGATCCCGTGACCCAGGCCGACTACTATTCGATGCAGGCCATCTTCGCCGGCGTCAAGCACGGCGACCGCAGTCTGCCGACTCCCGCGTCACAACAGAAAGAAATCCGCCAGAAACAGACGCGTATCGCGAAACTGAAATCCGAACTGGAACCCTATCGCCGCCGACCCGAGTCCCGCCGCTTCGTCTCCATCGACGATCAACTTTCACCAGCAAAGACGTCTCCCCGTCTGGATGTCCTGCAGACGCGTGCCGGTTTCGGCGTTAATCCTGCAGGCACCGATCCAGGGGCAAAGGACGATCCCGGCAGCCCCACCCGCTCGCCCAACCTGAGTGGCGGTAAATACAGCTGGTGGAAAAACGAGCCAGGCAAACCCCTGGTCGCCTGGAAGCCCGGGCAAACCGGTGACTATCGCCTCTGGCTCTCCTGGGGCTGTGGGTACGAGTCGCATAGCACCGATGTCCGTTATGTTCTGGACCGCGATGGAAACCCCCAGACCACAGATGACTGGCAGGAAGTCGCCCAGGTCGATCAGCAACGCTTCGCCGATGGAACGAAACCAGCCCGCAGAGCGGCCCTCTGGAGCGGTTTCCACGATGCGGGTGTCGTCACACTTGAACCGCAGAACGCCCTGCTCCTGGTGGGCGGCAAACACGGCACCGCTGTCACTGCGGACCTCATCCTCTGGGAGTCAGTAACTCTCTCCCCCTCCGATCAGAGCCTGCCTAAACCAGTGTTCCGGAAACCGGTGCAACCCACCCACAATGTGGAACGCATCAGCCCGGTGGAAACCCGCTTCGTACGTTTTACGGTTCACGCCACCAACAGCAGTGCTCCCTGTCTGGATGAACTGGAAATCTTCTCCGGCGGGCAGAACGTCGCCCTCGCTTCCGCAGGCGCAAAAGCCACCTGTTCCAGTGCATTGCCCGGATATCCGATTCACAAGCTGGAGCACATCAACGACGGCAAATACGGCAACAGCCACAGCTGGATTTCCCACGAGAACGGCGGCGGCTGGATCCAGATCGAACTCCCGCAGACCACGGCCATCGATCGCATCGAATGGGGCCGTGATCGCGAAGGCAGATACAGCGACCGCGTCCCCGTCGATTATTTCATCGAGGTCTCAGAGACCGGCACTGACTGGCAGACGATCGCCGGCTCCAGTGACCGACTTCCCCTCACGCTGCCTGCCGATACACTCCAGGCCGCCAGCACCACCTACCATTTCGACCACCTGCCCGCCGAACAGGCCCAGGCTGGCAAGCAGCTGCTTACCGAACTGAAGCAGCAACAGAGCGACCTCAAACGCCTGCAGAAATCAGACATCGTCTATGCAGGTAAATTCATGCCACCCGGACCGACCCACCGCCTCTATCGAGGCGAACCCCTGGCCAAACGCGAACAGGTTCCGCCGAATGCCCCCGAGATCTTTACCGATCTGAAACTGAGTACCACTGCTCCCGAAAACGAACGCCGCAAACGGCTGGCCGAGTGGATCGCTTCTCCGGAGAATCCACTGACCGCACGCGTCATCGTGAACCGCCTCTGGCAGTTCCACTTCGGTAAGGGGCTGGTGACAACGCCCAGCGACTTTGGAGCAGGCGGCGTACCACCCACGCACCCCGAACTGCTCGACTGGCTCGCGCAGGAACTGATCGCACATGACTGGTCCCTCAAACACATTCATCACCTGATTCTTACCTCCGCTACATATCAGCAGTCCGGTCAACCTAATCCCCGGGCACTCAAGGTCGATGCCGCCTCCCAGCTCTGGTGGCGGTTCCCGCCCCGCCGTCTCGAAGCTGAGCCGATCCGCGATTCGATTCTCGCTGTGACCGGCGTATTGGATCTCAAGATGGGCGGACCCGGTTTCAGTGCTTTCGAAGTCGAAGCGGAGAACGTGCGGCACTATCACCCCAAGAAAACCTACGGCCCCCCTGACTGGCGCCGCATGATCTATATGACCAAAGTCCGCATGGAACAGGATTCCGTCTTCGGTCTGTTCGACTGTCCCGACGCCGCCACCTCCGTCGCCAAACGCAGTCGCTCTACAACGCCGCTGCAGGCATTGAATCTGTTCAACAGCCGGTTCCTGCTGCAACAGGCCGACCTGTTCGCCCAGCGTCTGGAACGCGAGCATCCCGGCGATCAACGGGCCCAGGTCAAACGGGCCTTCGAACTCTGTTATTCACGTCCCCCCACCGAGTCCGAGCTCAGCGATTCGGTTCAGTTCATTCAGACAGAAAAACTGCCCGCCTTCTGCCGGGCGCTGCTCAACAGCAACGAGCTTCTGTTTATTCAATAG
- a CDS encoding type I restriction endonuclease subunit R, with amino-acid sequence MTFNEANTVEQMVLDAAVSNGWTYAAGPSLSRQASDVFVESSMRQALIKLNPEIAEQPDRADEVIYKLRAILLSVQNDGLVRSNEALAEWIKGDKTMPFGPNGEHTTVRLVDFETPSNNELVVCNQWTYKVGQLEKRFDVVLLVNGLPIIIGEAKTPVRPAVTWVDGASQVHDDYEESVPAMFVPNVFSFATEGKALRYGSVRMPLDIWGPWRDSDNQQEGSLADVRKSVTSILRPEVVLDILQNFTIFATDKKHCRIKIICRYQQYEGTNLIVKRVVEGQIKKGLIWHFQGSGKSLLMVFTSQKLRMHPVLGNPTVLIVVDRIDLDTQITATFNAADVPNMIKAESREELQTLLSQDVRKVIITTIHKFGEAEGVLNSRKNVIVMVDEAHRTQEGDLGRKMREALPNAFLFGLTGTPINRADKNTFWAFGADEDEKGYLSRYTFQESIRDKATLPLHFESPEIKLKIDKDAIDDAYKQITGDLSEQDRDDLAKRAAKMAVLVKSPERVRGVVEHIVDHYQSKVEPNGFKAQVVTFDRECCVLYKDAMDDITGDPDCSAIVMHVTQGDPDDWKVHQRSRDEEEKLLDRFRDPGDPLKYLIVTSKLLTGFDAPILQVMYLDKPMRDHNLLQAICRTNRIYPIKTHGLIVDYIGIFDDVAQALDFDEKAVQQIITNLDEVKKDLPKQVAKCLTFFPNVDRTVGGYEGLIAAQDCLPDNEKRDAFAAEYSLLGRIWEALSPDPSLSLYEADYRWLTQIYESVKPPSGNGKLLWHVLGAKTIDLIHQNTELDTVQDDIETLVMDAEVLESVLGAPDPGKKGKKLAIQLIARLRKHAGDPKFVDLGERLEKIKDRHEKGLIDSKQFLKQLLELAKDMVEAEQQVDPEEEQDKAIAALTELFTEVKTEDTPVIVERIVKDIDDIVRVVRFPGWQNTSAGERDVQKALRKTLLKYKLHKDQELFDRAYGYIRQYY; translated from the coding sequence ATGACGTTCAATGAAGCCAATACGGTCGAACAAATGGTCCTCGATGCCGCTGTGTCGAACGGCTGGACCTATGCGGCCGGGCCATCGCTGTCGCGGCAGGCTTCGGATGTCTTTGTTGAATCGTCAATGCGTCAGGCACTGATCAAACTCAACCCCGAGATCGCCGAGCAGCCGGATCGCGCCGATGAGGTGATTTACAAGCTGCGGGCGATTTTGCTGTCCGTGCAGAACGACGGGCTCGTCCGGTCCAACGAGGCCCTGGCCGAATGGATCAAGGGCGACAAGACGATGCCCTTCGGGCCGAACGGAGAACACACCACCGTCCGTTTGGTCGATTTCGAGACTCCCTCCAACAATGAGCTGGTCGTCTGCAACCAGTGGACGTACAAGGTCGGCCAGTTGGAAAAGCGGTTCGATGTGGTGCTACTGGTCAATGGACTGCCGATCATCATCGGCGAAGCCAAGACGCCCGTGCGGCCGGCGGTGACCTGGGTGGATGGTGCCAGCCAGGTTCACGACGACTACGAAGAAAGCGTGCCGGCGATGTTCGTGCCGAACGTCTTCAGCTTCGCCACCGAGGGCAAAGCCTTACGCTATGGTTCGGTGCGGATGCCGCTCGATATCTGGGGACCGTGGCGAGATTCCGATAATCAGCAGGAAGGCTCGCTGGCCGATGTGCGGAAGTCGGTCACCAGCATCCTGCGTCCCGAGGTGGTACTCGACATCCTGCAAAACTTCACGATCTTCGCCACCGACAAGAAACACTGCCGAATCAAGATCATCTGCCGCTATCAGCAGTACGAAGGTACCAACCTCATCGTCAAACGGGTTGTCGAGGGCCAAATCAAAAAGGGGCTGATCTGGCATTTTCAGGGGTCCGGTAAATCGCTGCTGATGGTCTTCACCTCGCAGAAACTGCGGATGCACCCAGTGCTCGGCAATCCGACCGTGTTGATTGTGGTCGACCGGATCGACCTCGACACGCAAATCACTGCCACATTCAACGCCGCTGACGTGCCGAACATGATCAAGGCGGAGAGCCGCGAGGAGCTTCAGACTCTGCTCTCCCAGGATGTGCGGAAGGTCATAATCACCACGATTCACAAGTTCGGCGAAGCAGAGGGAGTGCTTAACTCGCGCAAGAATGTCATCGTGATGGTGGACGAAGCACACCGCACCCAGGAAGGCGACCTCGGCCGCAAAATGCGGGAGGCCCTGCCAAATGCTTTTCTATTCGGTCTCACTGGCACACCGATCAACCGAGCCGACAAGAACACCTTCTGGGCGTTCGGAGCTGATGAAGATGAGAAAGGTTACCTCAGCCGGTATACATTCCAGGAGTCGATCCGCGACAAGGCTACGCTTCCGCTGCACTTCGAGTCACCCGAGATTAAACTGAAGATCGATAAGGACGCGATTGATGATGCGTACAAGCAAATCACTGGGGACCTGAGCGAACAGGACCGGGATGACCTCGCCAAACGCGCCGCCAAGATGGCCGTGCTGGTCAAATCGCCCGAACGGGTGCGGGGCGTGGTGGAGCACATCGTCGATCACTATCAGTCCAAGGTCGAGCCGAACGGTTTCAAGGCCCAGGTGGTGACCTTCGACCGCGAGTGCTGCGTGCTCTACAAAGATGCGATGGACGACATCACAGGTGACCCGGATTGCAGCGCTATCGTGATGCACGTCACTCAGGGAGATCCCGACGATTGGAAAGTCCATCAAAGATCACGAGATGAAGAAGAGAAGTTACTCGACCGGTTCCGCGATCCAGGCGATCCACTGAAGTATCTGATCGTCACATCCAAACTTCTGACCGGTTTCGATGCACCAATTCTGCAGGTAATGTATCTCGACAAACCAATGCGGGATCACAACCTCCTGCAAGCGATCTGCCGCACTAACCGTATCTATCCCATCAAGACTCATGGCTTGATAGTCGATTACATTGGTATCTTCGATGATGTAGCCCAGGCATTGGACTTTGATGAGAAAGCAGTCCAGCAGATCATCACAAATCTGGATGAAGTAAAGAAGGACCTGCCTAAGCAGGTCGCCAAGTGTCTAACTTTCTTCCCGAACGTTGATCGCACCGTGGGTGGGTACGAAGGCTTGATTGCCGCTCAGGATTGCCTACCCGATAACGAAAAGAGAGACGCCTTTGCTGCGGAATACTCGCTGCTCGGTCGTATCTGGGAGGCATTATCACCAGATCCGAGCCTGTCACTTTATGAAGCAGATTACCGCTGGTTGACGCAGATTTATGAATCCGTCAAACCGCCTAGTGGGAATGGCAAGTTGCTGTGGCATGTACTGGGCGCCAAAACCATCGATCTGATTCATCAGAATACCGAACTCGACACAGTTCAGGACGACATCGAAACACTTGTCATGGATGCCGAGGTACTAGAAAGCGTGCTCGGCGCACCAGACCCTGGCAAGAAAGGCAAGAAGCTGGCAATACAGTTGATCGCCCGGCTCAGAAAACATGCTGGCGATCCCAAGTTCGTCGATCTGGGTGAACGGCTGGAGAAGATCAAAGATCGCCACGAAAAAGGTCTGATCGACAGTAAACAGTTTCTCAAGCAGCTGTTGGAACTGGCTAAAGACATGGTCGAGGCGGAACAGCAAGTCGATCCAGAGGAGGAGCAGGATAAGGCCATCGCTGCACTCACGGAACTGTTCACGGAAGTAAAGACCGAAGACACGCCAGTGATTGTGGAGCGGATTGTCAAAGACATAGACGATATTGTTCGCGTTGTCCGCTTTCCCGGCTGGCAAAATACGTCTGCTGGTGAGCGTGACGTACAAAAGGCTCTGCGAAAAACACTATTGAAATACAAGCTGCATAAAGACCAGGAACTATTCGACCGGGCGTATGGGTATATCCGGCAGTATTATTGA
- a CDS encoding GntR family transcriptional regulator, whose translation MAAVVSKELMHGSRRQTLVQQVLLKFFQGEYQPNQRMTVQSLAREWNVSATPVREALVELEGIGIVEIYPNRGAVLRNFGARELREICQVRRILESEAARCACGHITPHELAQLEQIFTELSTAKRTVAWSEKTQEWDDYLHELIYRACDSERLVLEISRYKALHRTLRQVRHNKRQNVKDYDRMEENAEHLRIVQALASGDPEAAARAMNDHLAQTPIGLVRDLFEQEA comes from the coding sequence ATGGCTGCAGTTGTTTCAAAAGAGTTAATGCACGGCTCCCGTCGCCAGACCCTGGTTCAGCAGGTTCTGCTCAAGTTTTTTCAGGGTGAATACCAGCCCAACCAGCGGATGACGGTCCAGTCCCTCGCTCGCGAATGGAACGTCAGTGCCACCCCCGTCCGCGAGGCGCTCGTCGAACTGGAAGGCATCGGCATCGTCGAAATCTATCCCAACCGGGGCGCCGTCCTGCGGAACTTCGGTGCCAGGGAACTTCGTGAAATCTGTCAGGTCCGCCGCATCCTCGAGAGTGAAGCCGCCCGCTGTGCCTGCGGCCACATCACACCCCACGAACTCGCCCAGCTGGAACAGATCTTTACTGAGCTTTCCACGGCCAAGCGGACCGTGGCCTGGTCGGAAAAGACCCAGGAATGGGACGACTACCTGCACGAACTGATTTACCGCGCCTGTGACAGCGAACGGCTCGTGCTCGAAATCAGCCGCTACAAAGCCCTGCATCGCACACTCAGACAGGTCCGTCACAACAAACGGCAGAACGTCAAAGACTACGACCGTATGGAAGAAAATGCAGAGCACCTCCGCATCGTCCAGGCCCTCGCCTCCGGAGATCCGGAAGCAGCCGCCCGGGCAATGAACGATCACCTCGCCCAGACCCCCATTGGCCTGGTCCGCGATCTGTTCGAACAAGAGGCATAA